One region of Deltaproteobacteria bacterium genomic DNA includes:
- a CDS encoding DegT/DnrJ/EryC1/StrS family aminotransferase: MNVPFLDLKAQYKTIKNEIHEAINEVMENTAFAGGPFVAKFEQEFATFCNCKHAIGVGNGTDALWLSLIALGIGPGDEVITVPNTFIATAEAITYCGAQPVFVDIDPKTYNMDPNKLEDCLKKRLSPTLTPRPKAIIPVHLFGQPADMDPIMSIARKHGLYVIEDACQAHGAEYKGNKAGSIGNTGCFSFYPGKNLGAYGEAGAVVTNDDSLAEKMRIFRDHGQAKKYYHSMIGWNARMDGIQGAVLSVKLKYLPKWNEARRKHAQEYDKLLSPLHGIIKPHVADYAKHVYHIYAVRIKERDRLMTSLSEKGISCGIHYPVPIHLQDAYRFLGLGQGSFPVAEKCASEFVSLPMYPELTSDQVTYVVNTLSVSLEP, translated from the coding sequence ATGAATGTTCCATTCTTAGACCTGAAAGCCCAGTATAAAACCATAAAGAATGAAATCCACGAAGCCATTAACGAAGTCATGGAAAATACCGCCTTTGCCGGAGGACCTTTTGTTGCTAAATTTGAACAGGAATTTGCCACCTTTTGCAACTGCAAGCATGCCATCGGTGTGGGAAACGGTACCGATGCCCTCTGGCTGAGCCTCATTGCTTTAGGAATTGGACCTGGTGATGAGGTCATTACCGTCCCGAACACTTTCATAGCCACCGCCGAAGCAATCACATACTGCGGAGCCCAACCGGTTTTCGTCGATATCGATCCGAAAACCTACAACATGGACCCCAACAAACTCGAAGATTGCCTCAAGAAGCGCCTCTCCCCTACCCTAACCCCTCGGCCAAAGGCCATCATCCCTGTTCACCTCTTCGGGCAACCGGCAGACATGGACCCCATCATGTCAATAGCCAGGAAACATGGATTGTATGTAATCGAAGATGCTTGTCAGGCACACGGCGCGGAGTATAAAGGAAATAAAGCAGGATCAATAGGAAATACGGGCTGTTTCAGTTTCTATCCGGGAAAGAATTTAGGCGCCTATGGTGAGGCGGGAGCTGTTGTCACAAACGATGATTCCCTTGCCGAGAAAATGAGGATATTCCGGGATCACGGTCAGGCGAAGAAATATTACCACAGCATGATCGGCTGGAATGCCAGGATGGATGGAATACAGGGTGCCGTTCTGAGCGTTAAGCTAAAATACCTGCCCAAGTGGAACGAAGCACGGAGAAAACATGCACAGGAGTATGATAAACTGCTTTCTCCACTACATGGCATCATCAAACCACACGTTGCAGACTATGCAAAACATGTCTACCATATTTACGCCGTTCGTATAAAAGAGAGAGACCGGCTGATGACCTCCCTTTCAGAGAAGGGAATCTCGTGCGGCATCCATTACCCGGTTCCCATTCATCTCCAGGATGCCTATCGATTCCTCGGTCTCGGTCAAGGCAGCTTCCCTGTTGCCGAAAAATGCGCTTCCGAATTTGTTTCTCTACC